DNA from Kwoniella dejecticola CBS 10117 chromosome 1, complete sequence:
TGATCTCGGTAGCAGAAGTCCGACCGTGGCAAGATGGCTGCTGCGTCTTCGatcctttcccttttcaatCCCCCTGCCGACATCAAGCCCATTATCAAGCCTGAACTAACAGAAGATCAGACAACCAAGATAcagagcttgatcgatcatttCGGAGCGCCAGACTACGCTCTGCCAGTCAAGGAACATGCGGAGGACAAGGTGTCTCTGTCCAACCGAGAAATGATGTTTCTAGTGAGCGATCTTCTGCCTGCTCTATTCAAGATACAATCATTGACCTCATGAGCGTAGTCAAAGGAGACGTTGGTCAGGTAAGCGTGCTAGAACAAAACTTGAATTGGAGCCGACTGCTGAGCGAGAGATGCCCACTCATATACAGGTTTCTCGTCGGTGAGTTTGCAAGGTTCACTCTTGGATGAGCTGTGATGATGGCTGACCTGCTCGCACAGGGACAAAGGACGATCTCCCAGCTACGATCACTCGTCTGGAGAATTGTCTGATCTGGCGAAGAACCGAAGATGTGGAGAATGTCGAACGCATGGCAGACGCATGTGCGCCCGAGGTATGTCTTTGTTCACATTACTCCAATAGGTTCTGCGCTGATGGAACGGCTCATAGTCCAAGACAGGCAAAAACATTGCTTTGGGTTTCTCCACAAAGGGTCAGCCTATACTATATTTCTTCCCTAATCGAAGTTACCTTGCCTACGACAGTCAAGAAGTGTTGGACGGATTCTCCGGTCGATCGCACCCTCTAGTAAGCTGAAGGATGCTCTGCGCTGCCGACCTCTGCTGACGGCGGAATACTTAGGTGTACATGCTGGAGAGGGCGAAGGATCTCATGTGCGCTGGTGTCACGTAAGTTGCATCTTCTGCTCGAGGAGCTTTTGCTTACCGGGTGACCTGCTCAGAAACACCTTTGTCGTCTTCAACTGGCACGGAAAGAAGCAAGGCCCGTCGACACCCTTATCTGTATGTTGGTCTACTTGGCGATAGGACATGGGAGTCAAAGCTTATGTAATGATCTCGCAGGTCGTGAAATCGACAAATCACATCCTGTCCAATTTTTACCCAGAAACTCTAGGTCTCAGCTCGTTCCAGGACATACCGTGGGTCTTCAAGACACTCATCAACCTTGTTTGGCCTTTCGTCGACccagcgacgaagaagaaggtgaagttCGGATCGGGAAAAGGTCGAGAGATTGTCAAAGAAGGGGATGTAGCTGCATCGCAGTTGCTGCAAGAAGCGGGCGGGGACCTCGATGTACGTATGATGTCGGCATCACATGCAAATCCGCTGATTCTTCTATATATCAATGCCAGATCCCATATGATCACGACTCATATTGGCCTGCGCTTTTGAATGTGTGTTTACAGCTGCGaaaagatgaggaagaacggtGGATCGCTTTGGGGGATCGTCAAGTCGGCCGAGAAGAGAAACAATTCAAACGACATGCTGGCGGCACTGCGAGCGAGGTCTCGCATTAAGATGTTTGATTTTCTGAATCTTGTTTATAGAGAATAGATCGCACTCTTGACGAGTCTTATGCATATCATCAAGTAAAGCGTAAATATGGTTTGAAACGGTGTGCATATGGCCATAAGGTTCATCGATTTTGATGACGATTGTGGGAGAGGTGCCTCGATTCCTGCAGTGAACGGAAATGGGCTTATTTCCCTGAATCTTGCGTTGTTCCAGCTTCCAGCTGGGTCTTTTGCTCTTTTTTTTCCACTTGTAACCCTTAAAAACGTCACTGGTGGCTAAAGGGTTTAAAACGGACGCAGCGAGAGTAGTGCACCTGCGCTTTCGCCTGTcaaatcaccatcatcataAATGTTGCCAACACTCGACTGATATTGAGCCGAAATACTGTTAGCTCGGAAATCGACCAAATCGACGCCAAAAAAAAAATAAACACGATTCGAccaaatcaagtcaaacaCAAAGCAAAGCCTTTGTAGTCTGACCACAGCTACGAGCACACAGTCGTGCACGCTAAAACAGCAATCCGTATTTATTGTACTTCGCTCTTTTGATCACTTGAACGCACAATCAATCACATTGACGTCAACAGGCAGAGTCTTCAGCGCAGACCTCCTTTTATCCTCCGACGCCACATCCTTACATTGCACAACACTTCAAAATTCCAGATAACAACCACGGTTGACCCCTCTGATCCCgattctcatcttcgatcatAGACAGTTCCGCTACTCGACCGAAATAGACGATAGACTATCTTCTCTCAAGCTTGACACAGTACATATAGAAAATCTCGATCGTCATAGCATCATCACAGCCGAATACATCATGTCGGAGACAAAAGACCAAAAGACAACATCGCCAGCAAAGAAGGTCGAGGAGAAACCGGAGGCTTCAGCATCTAATCCCAAAGAGACTGCACCCATAGTGAAGAATGACGAGGCACCAAAAGAGGCAGAGGACAAGCCAGAGGTCAGTGCGGCTTGACTCGCATCATCATTACATATATAGGTCgtctgctgatgatgatacaCCATACCATACACCTGTCTCTGCCATGTCCTTTGCCGTCTGATCGATCGGACTGGTCGCGACAAAAcaggttgaggaggatgtgATTGACATGGAAACATTCCAGCAGATCATGGAcatggatgaggaggacgatggtgacgatgaagatggagagaagCACTCGTTCTCAAAAGGCATAGTGTGGGGTTATTTCGAGCAAGCTGAGGCGACGTTCAAAGACATGGAGGCTGCAATGTGAGCATCCGGTCCTGACTTTGTCACTTCCGATGATAGCGATGCTTACTGATGTGTCTCGATTAACTGCTACACTCGCTATCGATCCTTCGCTTGCCGCTATGACCGCCTTGTCGAAACTCTCCTCCCGCAAATTCTGCTACATCCGCCCCCTCTTCGTGCTCTGATCAACAACCTCTCATCATACAGCAAGGACGAAGATTTGGCCAAACTCTCTTCTCTCGGTCACTTCCTCAAAGGCTCCTCCGCTGCACTGGGTATCATCAAAGTGCAAGCGTCATGCGAGAAGATGCAACATTACGGGAACAAGcgagacgaggaagctggTACCTCTTTGGAATCCTCTGAAGCATTAGAGCGAATCAAGAAGCTGCTGGTAGACTGTAAGAAGGACTACGAAGTCGCGAAGACCTGGATGGAGAATTTGTACGAAGAAGACAAATAATTCGGAAGGCACACCTGACGACCGACTGGAGATCGATTCATATCGGCTGAGATCGGCACTCGCCTTACCCTTGGATGTCGCACCAGGCTCTTATTGTTACAACTCCTTCTCCCATGCGAAGCTCGCTCTCCTACCTACAGACCTCTCGTTCGTTTCCCTGTCGTTTGGGGCTGCTTTCCCTTCATCGGTCAATCGTGAGACTTTTTTCTCCCTAAACTTGTAGCATTGTTATAGCATaggttcttcttcccttAATTCCCTTGGCGACGCATGACTTAGAAGTAAAGAAGACAACTGATCGCGGTTTTTGTGTAAACTCATTTTGGGATGAATGTGCATTCAGTTTTAACCGACTGTATAAGTGGATAACACGTTAATCACCAGGCTCTTCTTTACCCATGACTGcactttcctctccctcGGCTCTCTCCTCCCATCCGCCCTGAACTCGTACAACGCCTTCCTCAATCTGACTATTCCGCACTAAGCGTTCTCCGATATCCATGATACTCTCTGGGATATCATCCagatcgtcgtcgtcgtctctcatcctcgtcagcCCACTTTCGTCGCCCGCTGGACGATTCACCGAAGGCAATCGCATACGGCCTTCCCTCAGAGCTTCTTCATACGCTTCATGtgcctcctcgtcctcttcatcctcgtcgaaaGGTGTATCCCGAGGCATGAACAGGGGAGTCTGGCTCATTCGTCTACGACTTGCACTCCCACTGGGTCCAGGCGTCGAGCTGTCCTCTCTTCCAAATGGTGTGACAGAAGATACTGTCCCGCCTCTCCGAGAATTGGGAACAGCTGATACGGATCTACTTGCATTCCTCATATTGGGTGCGTGCGCACTCTGGGATCTGGCTTGAACACCCGGTGCAACAGACAGAGAGGTCGAAGAATACCGTATGGCGCCTGTACCTTGCTTTGACCTGGATCTGGATCGCGCAGAAGCGATAGAAGCGGATCGAGACGAAAGTCGGGATGACGGCGGAGCGTATTGAGAGGGCGCAAGAGGCGGATATGGCTCGATGATCAAAACCAACTGTACTGAAGAGGTACCGAAGCCTGTTGACTGGCATTCAGTAAAACGTGCATCTGGAGCGGCACACGGACTGACCTTTGTATGAGACGTCCACATCAGGTTTCCAGTCTTTGATATTTGTCTCTTCCATCGATTCCGTCCGATCAGCATCATAGTCCATTGGCTCTGCTTTGACACGgacaccatcttcgtcgattACGTCCTGCCCCGCGTTGTCCATAGGTTGTAATGGTGGCGATCCACCTTCGTCAACCTCTTCCAATTGTGTGGTGACCGACCGGGACCGTGTCCGCGAGCGACGCGGCGTCTTGGAGGTTTTAGCAGACGAAGCAGAGGCTTTGCTCTTCGAGGTCGGATCCTCCAGCGCTGCTTCAGGAGGGGGTGTAGGTGGTCGAAGCGAATACGATTTTTCCTATTGTCAGGGATCAGTACCAGTTCTTGCGACGGATACAtattgactgaccttgagcaGCACCACTTCTGTCCGCGTAGTCGTCCGAAGAAAATAACAGTATTGGTAGCCCTCTATGGCGACGATTCAGCGAGTTTCACCTGACAAAgaaaagatgagatgagcTAAGGTGAACCTACCTCCCCGCTCTACATGGACTTTGTGTTTCTTCGTGCCTCGAGAGGTAAAAAGCAATTCTGAAATCCTGTTAAGCACGTTCAGATCAAATCGACAATCGAACTTCGGTTGCGAGAGCATGGGTACATACTTTGATTGCAAAGCACTGATCACTAGCTGAAGCACTCTCTCGGACATCCAATCGGCCTATACATGGGGCGATCAGCGAAAGACTCGGCCAGTATCCGTTTTTACGGCTTACATGTCGCTCATCCAGGTACAGAAACAATGGGATGACCCGGTAGTTCGATGCCCGTAGGTAGAAGGCATTTCGGGTCGAGAAATGCATGGCGTGCTGCACGACGAGCAGTTCTATCAATCCAGTGAGCGGGACTGAGCTGGAGGGGTGTTCGATTTGCTTGAGTGTCAACGAGAGAGACTATGTGGTTGCTTGAGTGCGATATGTATGCATGAAGTCCAGTAACGAGTAATTATGGCTATGACGCATCCATCATCCGAATGAAAGCACATGGAAGCCACGATTACCAGTTCGAGCGGGATCAGATTTCATTGGAATAGGAATCGCGTTGCGCTGGCTTCCTCTCGCTGACGAATCGtgaatatcatccatcacacCTCACCATTATCATAGTAGACACTCATTCTAGAATTGTCAGACCATATCGCTATACATCATGTCTGCTCCTGCATCAgaccctcctcctcctcctcaggaTTCAGGCAGCGGCGACAACAAGCCCGAAAACGCCACTATTTCGCAGTCGAATGGAGAGGGTCAGCAAACTGCCGATTCAGCCAACCCACCCGCCGAAGACGTAgcgatggaggaagagaaaacTCAGGAGGATGATCTTGAAGACGTTCCAGAAGGTGTGAAGAATGTATGTCTCCCATCTCTTGCGGTCGTCTCTCGACTACAAGACCAAGCAGGCTTATCCATTTTTCGACCTGAATACCAGGGCGAAGCCGCAGACATAAAAATGCAGACACGTATGATCgacaacgagatcaagatgatgaggcaaGAATCTCTGAGGCTCGCTCACGAGAGAGAACAAATGACGGACAAGATTGGAGATAAtatgaccaagatcaagcagaacaaggTTCTGCCTTACTTGGTATCGAAGGTGGTCGAAGTAAGTTCGGTGAAGATTGAGAGGCCTCGTGAACAAGGATGACTCATGCCCCTTTGGTCTCGTAGATtctcgatgtcgatgctgaagaaCAAGAGGGGGCCGCTCATAACGAGCAAAACGcaaagaagtcgaagtgTGCCGTGATCAAGACTTCGACTAGACAAGTGAGCTTTGATTCGCACTGTCTGCAAAACCCAGGCTGACAACAAAGCTACCCGCAGACCGTCTTCCTACCCATCATCGGTCTTGTTCCACACGAGGAACTGCGTCCCAGTGATCTGATCGGTGTGAACAAGGACTCATACCTGATACTTGATAAATTACCTGCTGGTGAGTATCATTGCGTCACTTATATGACGACGTGATCTGACAATGCGCAACTTGATATCCCCCAGAATACGATGCCCGAGTCAAAGCGATGGAGGTCGATGAAAGACCGACGGAGACATACACAGATATCGGTGGTCTGGACAAACAAGTCGAAGAGCTGATCGAGGCTATGTAAGTTGTCGTGATTCGCATGGAGCCGCTTAACTGATCAATAGTGCTGTAGTGTGCTACCCATgcaacaagctgataagtTCAAAACGCTCGGTATAACACCACCAAAAGGTTGCTTGATGTATGGCCCACCAGGTAAGCTCCTTAGTTCTACGTGCAATATTCGTGTGAGCTCACCAGCGCTCAGGTACTGGTAAAACCCTGCTCGCTCGAGCTTGTGCCGCGCAGACGAACGCTTGTTACCTCAAATTGGCGGGTCCAGCACTTGTCCAGGTATGTCTTCGCATTCCTCTGGttgaattgatcagctgactcagtCCTACCCCAGATGTACATCGGTGATGGTGCAAAATTAGTCCGAGACGCGTTTGAATtagcgaaagagaaagccCCTGCCATCATATTCATCGACGAATTGGACGCTATCGGTACCAAGAGGTTCGACAGTGACAAGTCTGGTGATCGAGAAGTGCAAAGAACCATGTTGGAATTGCTGAATCAATTGGATGGATTCTCGAGCGACAGCcgaatcaaggtgagtttatCTGATGCGTGAAGAGGGCTTAATGCTAAGCAGATTATGATCTCAGGTCATCGCTGCTACCAACCGAATAGACATTCTTGACcccgctcttcttcgttccgGTCGTTTAGACCGAAAGATTGAATTCCCCTTGCCTAACGAATCAGCTAGAGAGCGTATATTGCAAATTCATTCCAGAAAGCTCAACCACCACGGTGTGAAGTAAGTTATATCAGCCATCATACGCTATACATGTTTGTTGACTCTCCCTGCAGCTTTGAGGAGTTGGCGCGATCGACTGAGGATATGAATGGTGCACAACTGAAGGCTGTCTGTGTGGAAGCGGGAATGGTAAGCGAGACTTTCATTCGCAGAATCGAGTCTTGCGCTGACCCTTGGTCCCTCGTGTAGCTGGCTTTGCGTCAAAATGCTACTCAGCTGTCGCATGAGCACTTCCATGGCGGTATATTGGAAGTACAAGCccgaaaagccaaagaacACCACGTGAGTCTCCTCCTGACGTTCGCCTTGTTGTCGGGGAAGGCGGCTGATACTGTTGCACGGGAAAATAGTACTTTGCATAAATATGACGCCGACGATGAATATGACCTAGATAGTTTCGTAGCATTTGTACATGTATACCATGCCCAGAGATATTTGTTGCAGACTTATCTGATAAAACCTGACGCGGCAACCACGTCATGCGAGTTACCCCGTCGATTGTTCCTGGATAACCGGTGCAGCGGCGACAATGATGTCGCACTGAATACCCTCAACTTCTTACTCGTCACGTCGACTGCCTTCATCTTTATGCAATGACGcagtcagctcatcaacATGGTCGTTTTACCTCCGCTAGCAGCAATCTTTCTCACTCATTTTGATGACATAAAAGGCCAATCGGTAATATTCTACGCCTCTCTGCCGAGTGAGTCGCCCTTTCACAACTTGAGACGTGGAAGACGAATGACTGATCGCTTGCTGCCTCCTCGTAGACTTACCAGCTGAGACGATCGAGCATACAACTTTGCCTTCCGGCCTACACGCTCTGGACTCGGATGTTGTGCTC
Protein-coding regions in this window:
- a CDS encoding 26S protease regulatory subunit 6A-B gives rise to the protein MSAPASDPPPPPQDSGSGDNKPENATISQSNGEGQQTADSANPPAEDVAMEEEKTQEDDLEDVPEGVKNGEAADIKMQTRMIDNEIKMMRQESLRLAHEREQMTDKIGDNMTKIKQNKVLPYLVSKVVEILDVDAEEQEGAAHNEQNAKKSKCAVIKTSTRQTVFLPIIGLVPHEELRPSDLIGVNKDSYLILDKLPAEYDARVKAMEVDERPTETYTDIGGLDKQVEELIEAIVLPMQQADKFKTLGITPPKGCLMYGPPGTGKTLLARACAAQTNACYLKLAGPALVQMYIGDGAKLVRDAFELAKEKAPAIIFIDELDAIGTKRFDSDKSGDREVQRTMLELLNQLDGFSSDSRIKVIAATNRIDILDPALLRSGRLDRKIEFPLPNESARERILQIHSRKLNHHGVNFEELARSTEDMNGAQLKAVCVEAGMLALRQNATQLSHEHFHGGILEVQARKAKEHHYFA